The proteins below come from a single Aminivibrio pyruvatiphilus genomic window:
- a CDS encoding Tm-1-like ATP-binding domain-containing protein, translating to MKKAYIVGTCDTKYEELAFVRDIIAGKGVGTVLVDVGTKPHGNPVDVTAAEVAACHPSKPGFLSSARERGEAVGAMGEALAAFLPARDDLGGVIGLGGSGGTSIITSGMRMLPLGTPKIMVSTMASGNVAPYVGPNDIAMMYSVTDVSGINRVSRVVLANAANALAGMVSGPVPHGKDRPLLGMTMFGVTTPCVDMVRHAMEKDFDCLVFHATGTGGQSFEKLVDSGMMKCVLDITTTEICDHLMGGVLSAGEGRLDAFIRTGIPYVGSVGALDMVNFGAMDTVPEKYRDRKLYVHNPQVTLMRTTPEENARMGEWIGEKLNRFPGPVRFLLPLKGVSMIDAPGQAFHWPEADEALFSALERTFRQSNHHRLVKLPLNVNDPEFAAALVENFRELHP from the coding sequence ATGAAGAAAGCCTATATTGTGGGAACCTGCGACACGAAGTATGAAGAGCTCGCCTTTGTCCGGGACATCATTGCCGGGAAGGGCGTGGGGACCGTCCTGGTGGACGTGGGAACAAAGCCCCACGGAAACCCCGTGGACGTGACGGCAGCCGAAGTAGCCGCATGCCATCCTTCGAAGCCCGGCTTCCTCTCATCCGCCAGGGAGCGGGGAGAGGCCGTGGGCGCCATGGGCGAGGCCCTGGCGGCCTTCCTTCCCGCAAGGGATGACCTCGGCGGGGTCATCGGCCTCGGCGGCTCGGGCGGAACGTCCATCATCACCTCCGGCATGAGAATGCTGCCCCTCGGAACGCCGAAGATTATGGTCTCCACCATGGCCTCGGGCAACGTGGCCCCCTACGTGGGCCCCAACGACATCGCCATGATGTATTCCGTCACCGACGTGTCGGGGATCAACAGGGTCTCCAGGGTGGTCCTGGCGAACGCCGCCAACGCCCTCGCAGGCATGGTGAGCGGCCCCGTCCCCCACGGCAAGGACCGGCCCCTTCTCGGCATGACCATGTTCGGCGTCACCACCCCCTGCGTGGACATGGTCCGCCACGCCATGGAAAAAGACTTCGACTGCCTCGTCTTCCACGCCACCGGCACCGGCGGCCAGTCCTTCGAAAAACTCGTGGACTCGGGCATGATGAAGTGCGTCCTTGACATCACCACCACGGAAATCTGCGACCACCTCATGGGCGGCGTCCTCTCCGCCGGGGAAGGGCGGCTCGATGCCTTCATCCGGACCGGAATCCCCTACGTGGGCTCCGTGGGGGCCCTGGACATGGTAAACTTCGGGGCCATGGACACCGTGCCCGAGAAATACAGGGACAGAAAGCTCTATGTCCACAACCCCCAGGTGACCCTCATGCGCACCACCCCGGAGGAGAACGCCCGCATGGGCGAATGGATCGGGGAAAAACTGAACAGGTTCCCCGGGCCCGTGCGCTTCCTGCTGCCCCTGAAGGGCGTCTCCATGATTGACGCACCGGGGCAGGCCTTCCACTGGCCTGAGGCGGACGAGGCTCTCTTCTCCGCCCTTGAGCGCACCTTCAGGCAGTCGAACCATCACCGCCTGGTGAAGCTGCCCCTGAACGTGAACGATCCCGAGTTCGCCGCGGCCCTCGTGGAGAACTTCCGGGAACTTCATCCATAA
- a CDS encoding TRAP transporter small permease, which translates to MKVLQRILAVFDRAAFVLVAALMGGMGIIAFLAVFYRFVLNDPIRWSEEAARYMMVWVTFLGAGYAMGKGRHIGVTLFMDRLPQGLRRKVTFAAELAVMVFLAAVTVQGVNLMISLWSQTSPAMDFPMWIPYLAIPVGSVYMFLHLLFLVLSRSSRSLSTADLELEAALKGKEGAGQ; encoded by the coding sequence GTGAAAGTACTTCAAAGGATTCTCGCAGTTTTTGACCGTGCCGCTTTCGTCCTCGTGGCCGCTCTCATGGGGGGCATGGGAATCATAGCCTTTCTGGCGGTCTTTTACAGGTTTGTGCTCAACGACCCCATCCGGTGGTCTGAGGAAGCCGCGAGGTACATGATGGTCTGGGTGACGTTTCTCGGTGCCGGGTACGCCATGGGGAAGGGAAGGCATATCGGAGTGACCCTGTTCATGGACCGGCTGCCGCAAGGACTGAGGCGGAAAGTCACCTTCGCCGCGGAGCTTGCCGTAATGGTGTTTCTCGCGGCAGTTACCGTCCAGGGCGTGAACCTCATGATAAGCCTCTGGAGCCAGACGTCTCCCGCCATGGACTTTCCCATGTGGATACCCTACCTGGCCATTCCCGTCGGCTCGGTGTACATGTTCCTGCACCTGCTTTTTCTCGTCCTGAGCCGGTCCTCACGGTCCCTCTCCACGGCGGACCTGGAGCTTGAAGCGGCGCTGAAGGGAAAGGAAGGTGCCGGGCAATGA
- a CDS encoding PAS domain S-box protein, translating to MSNGEDSLRETMEDLSEIIRKAEEEETPDKYFSEENEQSLCKALLWNMEQAVAVHRLLYDDTGKAADYLCEKVNPAFEAVSGIPQEEYVGKKGSDLFGETIPYFDIFVRVAETGRKIQFKAYYPEVGRFFDMWAFSPEWGRFALLFTDATRSVLAEREHQLDHSFLGGIMDNVNFWLMVFDDRRNMLFWNRTAERLSGYCSEEALSPACPILEKLFPEQDGRESVLEEMKKMAYSTEDSPGELKTDVAVRGGTRTIAWTCSLWKSEEEGQSGIIAAGRPVAGNRSA from the coding sequence TTGAGCAACGGGGAAGACAGCCTTCGGGAAACGATGGAGGATCTGAGCGAGATCATCCGGAAGGCGGAAGAGGAGGAAACGCCGGACAAGTATTTTTCGGAAGAAAATGAACAGTCGCTGTGCAAGGCGCTTTTATGGAACATGGAGCAGGCGGTTGCCGTACACCGTCTTCTTTACGACGACACAGGAAAAGCCGCCGATTACCTCTGCGAGAAGGTCAATCCAGCCTTTGAAGCAGTTTCAGGCATTCCACAGGAAGAGTATGTGGGAAAAAAAGGGAGCGACCTGTTCGGGGAGACAATTCCCTATTTCGACATTTTCGTCCGCGTCGCCGAGACTGGGAGAAAGATACAGTTCAAAGCATATTACCCGGAGGTCGGCAGATTTTTCGACATGTGGGCTTTCTCGCCCGAGTGGGGGAGGTTCGCCCTGCTCTTTACGGACGCGACCCGCTCGGTCCTGGCGGAGAGAGAACATCAGCTCGACCATAGCTTCCTGGGCGGAATAATGGATAACGTCAACTTCTGGCTGATGGTCTTCGACGACCGCCGGAACATGCTCTTCTGGAACAGGACGGCCGAGAGGCTGAGCGGGTATTGCTCCGAGGAGGCCCTGTCTCCGGCCTGCCCCATCCTTGAAAAGCTCTTTCCCGAACAGGACGGCCGCGAATCCGTGCTGGAAGAGATGAAGAAGATGGCCTATTCCACTGAAGACTCTCCGGGGGAACTGAAGACAGACGTGGCCGTCCGGGGCGGAACCCGCACGATCGCGTGGACATGCAGCCTCTGGAAGAGCGAGGAGGAGGGCCAAAGCGGCATTATCGCCGCAGGACGTCCCGTGGCCGGCAACCGGAGTGCATAA
- a CDS encoding flavodoxin family protein: MNCLALLGSPRKDGNTARLLASFLEGAASEGHTVRTVRLQEKKILPCTGCDGCKKDGKGTGRCVLTDDMAGLYPAVLEADVIVHAFPVYWWSMPAQTKLFQDRLYALDYALFSGKKMYFLTTYGGEDPNSGPDIVERTFRDVCDFLGMEFRGSLGVCSGSLPVQENTSILEKAFRMGAGI; encoded by the coding sequence ATGAACTGCCTCGCTTTGCTCGGAAGCCCAAGAAAAGACGGCAACACCGCCAGGCTCCTCGCCTCCTTTCTGGAGGGGGCGGCTTCGGAAGGACACACGGTGCGCACCGTCCGCCTCCAGGAGAAGAAAATCCTGCCCTGTACCGGCTGCGACGGCTGCAAGAAAGACGGGAAGGGAACGGGCAGATGCGTCCTCACTGACGACATGGCCGGCCTGTACCCGGCGGTGCTCGAGGCGGACGTCATCGTCCATGCCTTCCCCGTCTACTGGTGGTCTATGCCCGCCCAGACAAAACTCTTCCAGGACAGGCTCTACGCTCTCGACTACGCCCTCTTCAGCGGAAAGAAAATGTACTTCCTGACCACCTACGGAGGAGAAGACCCCAACTCAGGCCCCGATATCGTGGAGCGGACCTTCCGGGACGTCTGCGACTTTCTCGGCATGGAGTTCCGCGGCAGCCTCGGCGTATGCTCAGGATCCCTCCCCGTCCAGGAAAACACGTCCATCCTCGAAAAGGCGTTCCGGATGGGCGCCGGTATCTGA
- a CDS encoding PAS domain-containing protein, whose amino-acid sequence MEKWNNDLLKEIEAIASAAELHADGDSSEDGKRVPEEGLVLNEVRHYSTSSGVAICRMMYDPEGGPEDFILEKVNPAFCSLFGVTRQNAEGRTGRDFFVDGKALRGLGTLDRVLREGETASYLFYLEKFGRVFDILVFSPGGDTICMVCSDASKQASGERERRENQRFTESVFESVDVWITLLDGGGGIVFWNATAERLSGISADEALSGRLSFWDRLLPDSRYRKFILEKVEACRKGSVPEVRIETGIRTADGTDLYLEWTVRLWHFKDTGTEGLLLLGRDVTEIRRLEGELRESERRYAAAFRETWVPMFIVDPETWTVTDCNDAALAFYGYSREEMVGKKNTLFNMQPPEELSINLEKAKTGQEGRFVFPHRLKNGEIRTVEVFASPIPFRGTHCIFSIVHDITEKQRLEEQLRLLSFDSSLVAKTLAGILESSPNYLYVFDREGKLRFAGERGAALFHRTPEEMTGLSWRQLGVPEDRAGLFTEHLEQVFSTGKGTTGKISLPAANGDISMEFALNATCRDDGSVDKVFCLMRNVQ is encoded by the coding sequence ATGGAAAAGTGGAATAACGATCTGCTCAAGGAAATTGAGGCAATTGCCTCCGCGGCGGAACTGCATGCGGACGGGGACTCTTCCGAGGACGGAAAAAGGGTGCCCGAGGAAGGCTTGGTATTAAATGAGGTTCGCCACTACTCCACGTCGAGCGGTGTGGCGATCTGCCGGATGATGTACGATCCGGAGGGGGGTCCCGAAGACTTCATCCTGGAAAAGGTCAACCCCGCCTTCTGTTCCCTCTTCGGTGTCACCCGGCAGAACGCCGAGGGGAGGACGGGCAGGGACTTTTTCGTCGACGGGAAGGCCCTCCGCGGTCTTGGCACTCTGGACCGGGTCCTCAGGGAGGGAGAGACCGCGTCGTACCTTTTCTACCTCGAAAAATTCGGCAGAGTGTTTGACATCCTCGTGTTTTCTCCCGGGGGCGACACGATCTGCATGGTGTGTTCCGATGCCTCCAAGCAGGCATCCGGAGAGCGGGAGCGCCGGGAGAACCAGCGTTTTACCGAGAGCGTCTTCGAAAGCGTTGATGTATGGATTACCCTGCTGGACGGAGGGGGAGGGATCGTCTTCTGGAACGCCACGGCGGAGAGATTGTCCGGGATTTCTGCCGACGAAGCCCTCTCGGGGAGGCTTTCTTTCTGGGACAGACTGCTCCCCGACAGCCGGTACCGAAAATTCATCCTCGAAAAAGTGGAAGCCTGCCGGAAGGGCAGCGTTCCCGAGGTCCGGATTGAAACCGGAATTCGGACGGCGGACGGAACGGACCTGTACCTGGAGTGGACAGTCCGCCTCTGGCACTTTAAGGACACGGGCACGGAAGGCCTTCTGCTCCTGGGGCGGGACGTCACGGAGATCCGCCGGCTGGAGGGAGAGCTTCGGGAAAGCGAGCGCCGGTATGCCGCCGCCTTCCGCGAAACCTGGGTCCCCATGTTCATCGTCGATCCGGAGACATGGACCGTCACCGACTGCAACGACGCCGCCCTCGCCTTCTACGGCTATTCCAGGGAAGAGATGGTCGGCAAGAAAAACACCCTGTTCAACATGCAGCCCCCCGAGGAGCTGAGCATCAACCTGGAAAAGGCGAAGACGGGACAGGAAGGCCGGTTCGTCTTTCCTCACCGCCTGAAAAACGGTGAAATCCGTACGGTGGAGGTATTTGCGTCCCCCATCCCATTCCGCGGAACCCACTGCATCTTCTCCATCGTTCACGACATAACCGAAAAGCAGCGCCTCGAAGAACAGCTCCGTTTGCTCTCTTTCGACAGTTCCCTGGTGGCGAAAACCCTCGCGGGCATTCTGGAAAGCTCGCCCAATTACCTGTACGTTTTCGACCGGGAAGGAAAACTGCGTTTCGCCGGAGAGCGGGGGGCCGCCCTCTTCCATCGGACGCCGGAGGAGATGACCGGCCTTTCCTGGAGGCAGCTCGGCGTTCCCGAAGACCGGGCAGGCCTGTTCACTGAACACCTGGAACAGGTTTTCTCCACAGGAAAAGGGACTACCGGAAAAATCTCCCTTCCCGCCGCCAACGGCGACATATCGATGGAGTTCGCCCTGAACGCGACCTGCAGGGACGACGGAAGCGTCGACAAGGTATTCTGCCTGATGAGGAACGTTCAGTAA
- a CDS encoding DctP family TRAP transporter solute-binding subunit has product MMKVLCALVLVVSLAGAAAAANVTLKLANAGPADPEDRTVIAVELFRNHVQNKTGGSVKIEVFHASQLGSEKEILEGLKMGTIELGTITTGPVPTLFKPIMVFDIPYLFPNQVVAWEVLDGPFGRKLMEEMRKVTGIRTLAISENGYRHFVTSEKQIKSVADMKGLKIRTMENPAHMKMVEALGASPTPVAFGELYMALQQGVVDGCELPMTLTNNGKYYEVQKHTILDGHLYNPLIMFVNDKVWEKLSEDQKAALYEGAQLFNIAQRAISERQVQSGILNVTEKGMTVYVPTAAQLNEFRSVSQPPVLDYVKSQAGEQWVKEALEAVAAAEAKMAEMLK; this is encoded by the coding sequence ATGATGAAAGTGTTGTGCGCCCTTGTTCTGGTAGTGTCCCTTGCAGGAGCCGCCGCTGCGGCGAACGTGACGCTGAAGCTGGCCAACGCCGGCCCGGCGGACCCGGAGGACCGGACGGTCATCGCTGTCGAGCTGTTCCGGAACCACGTGCAGAACAAGACCGGCGGGTCGGTGAAGATCGAGGTGTTCCACGCTTCCCAGCTCGGCAGCGAAAAGGAGATCCTCGAGGGACTGAAGATGGGGACCATCGAGCTCGGGACCATCACCACGGGGCCCGTTCCCACCCTGTTCAAACCCATCATGGTGTTCGACATCCCCTATCTGTTCCCGAACCAGGTCGTGGCGTGGGAAGTTCTTGACGGACCCTTCGGAAGGAAACTCATGGAGGAAATGCGGAAGGTCACCGGCATCCGGACCCTCGCCATCAGCGAAAACGGCTACCGGCACTTTGTCACCAGCGAGAAGCAGATCAAGTCCGTGGCGGACATGAAGGGCCTGAAGATCAGGACCATGGAGAACCCCGCCCACATGAAGATGGTGGAGGCCCTCGGCGCTTCTCCCACCCCCGTGGCCTTCGGCGAGCTGTACATGGCCCTCCAGCAGGGTGTGGTGGACGGCTGCGAGCTTCCCATGACCCTGACCAACAACGGCAAGTACTACGAGGTGCAGAAGCACACCATCCTTGACGGCCACCTGTACAACCCCCTGATTATGTTCGTCAACGACAAGGTGTGGGAAAAGCTGTCCGAGGACCAGAAGGCGGCCCTGTACGAGGGAGCCCAGCTCTTCAACATCGCCCAGAGGGCCATTTCCGAGCGGCAGGTCCAGTCGGGCATTCTCAACGTGACGGAAAAGGGAATGACCGTCTATGTCCCCACGGCTGCCCAGCTCAACGAATTCCGCTCCGTCTCCCAGCCTCCCGTGCTCGACTACGTGAAGTCCCAGGCGGGCGAGCAGTGGGTGAAGGAAGCCCTGGAAGCGGTGGCGGCGGCAGAGGCCAAGATGGCGGAGATGCTGAAGTAA
- the ilvD gene encoding dihydroxy-acid dehydratase, translating to MSKGWRSSEVFAGPQNAGARALWKSMGYCDGDFGDRPVIGIANSWNTLVPGHFNLNMVSEQVKKGIHRAGGVAAEFGVIASCDGVCEGHRGMHFILPQREVIADSIELVAEAHHLDALVLLASCDKIVPGMLMAAARLDIPAIMITGGPMLGGVEFDGRKTDETSLHEALGMLASGKISEERFRSLENLCAPTCGSCSFFGTANTMCCLAEVLGMTLPGAALIPAVHSERLRLACETGEVICRMAREGLTARKILNGLSIENAVRATLAMSGSTNAVMHLAAIAAEAEAGVDVMDLFSRLGPETPQIVRVNPASKWNTEDFWMAGGIPRMLKRMMPLLQKDALTCTGRTVEENVSACVFPFPENDDVMKTLEAPFSPRGGIAVLRGNLAPDTAVTKPGAIDPSLHVFTGEARVFDSEDDANAAILAGKIQAGNVVVIRYEGPKGGPGMREMYRAMKYLYGMGLNKSTALVTDGRFSGTNNGCFVGHISPEAAEGGPLAIVRDGDKITVDVIEGTLHLHVSDGEIWERFASWKKPAPKVTRGHLALYSRLASSAAKGAVVRAE from the coding sequence ATGTCGAAGGGGTGGAGAAGTTCCGAGGTTTTCGCCGGTCCCCAGAACGCCGGGGCGCGGGCGCTGTGGAAATCCATGGGGTATTGCGACGGCGATTTCGGCGACAGGCCGGTGATCGGCATCGCCAATTCCTGGAATACCCTCGTTCCGGGCCATTTCAACCTGAACATGGTCAGCGAGCAGGTGAAGAAGGGCATCCACAGGGCGGGGGGAGTGGCGGCGGAATTCGGCGTCATCGCTTCCTGCGACGGCGTCTGCGAAGGGCACCGGGGAATGCACTTCATTCTGCCCCAGAGGGAGGTCATCGCCGATTCCATCGAGCTTGTGGCGGAGGCTCACCACCTGGACGCACTGGTCCTCCTCGCTTCCTGCGACAAGATCGTTCCCGGCATGCTCATGGCGGCGGCCAGGCTCGACATCCCGGCCATCATGATCACCGGCGGGCCCATGCTCGGCGGGGTGGAGTTCGACGGCCGGAAGACCGACGAGACGTCTCTTCACGAAGCCCTCGGGATGCTGGCTTCAGGGAAGATATCCGAGGAGAGGTTCCGGTCCCTGGAGAATCTGTGCGCCCCTACCTGCGGGTCCTGCTCCTTCTTCGGCACGGCGAACACCATGTGCTGCCTCGCGGAAGTCCTCGGCATGACCCTGCCGGGCGCGGCCCTGATTCCGGCGGTCCACTCGGAGCGGCTTCGTCTCGCCTGCGAGACGGGCGAGGTCATCTGCCGCATGGCCCGGGAGGGACTCACCGCCCGGAAGATTCTCAACGGACTTTCCATCGAAAACGCCGTCCGGGCGACCCTCGCCATGAGCGGCTCTACCAACGCGGTGATGCACCTGGCGGCCATCGCCGCCGAGGCGGAGGCCGGTGTGGACGTCATGGACCTCTTCTCCCGCCTTGGTCCCGAGACGCCCCAGATCGTGCGGGTCAACCCGGCGTCGAAGTGGAATACGGAAGATTTCTGGATGGCCGGGGGCATCCCCAGGATGCTGAAGAGAATGATGCCCCTGCTGCAGAAAGACGCCCTCACCTGTACGGGCAGGACGGTGGAGGAGAACGTTTCGGCCTGTGTCTTCCCCTTCCCGGAGAACGACGATGTGATGAAGACCCTTGAAGCCCCTTTCTCGCCCCGGGGCGGCATCGCCGTCCTCAGGGGGAATCTCGCCCCCGACACGGCGGTGACCAAGCCGGGGGCCATCGATCCTTCCCTTCACGTGTTCACCGGCGAGGCCCGGGTGTTCGACAGTGAGGACGACGCGAACGCCGCCATCCTGGCCGGAAAAATCCAGGCTGGAAACGTGGTGGTGATCCGCTACGAGGGGCCGAAGGGCGGCCCGGGCATGCGGGAGATGTACCGGGCCATGAAGTACCTTTACGGCATGGGTCTGAACAAAAGCACCGCCCTGGTGACCGACGGCCGGTTTTCGGGGACGAACAACGGGTGCTTCGTGGGGCACATCTCTCCCGAGGCGGCGGAGGGCGGCCCGCTGGCCATCGTCCGGGACGGAGACAAAATCACCGTCGATGTGATCGAAGGCACCCTGCACCTCCACGTTTCAGACGGGGAGATCTGGGAAAGGTTTGCATCGTGGAAAAAACCCGCCCCCAAGGTCACCCGGGGACACCTGGCCCTGTACTCCCGGCTGGCGTCCTCGGCGGCGAAGGGGGCGGTGGTGAGGGCGGAGTAG
- a CDS encoding DUF342 domain-containing protein, whose product MSDMRMANIDKLTREIEKLLSGEDVSEHLPPAPEDRDASWEIRVSDDRLAVYLDMYPSTGDGAPPDAAKICGKLAAMGVRNVDQDRVMALSTLCGEGYPASGEDSLVARGIPPQAPVPGEIEFLVLMERAQRAEDDDTPIDWKNLWITPSVHEGDVIARIHPPKEGTDGIDVFGNPITAVSHTVNRIRYGDGVTVAESGDGTVEIVSARIVGQPVFRDNMLDVLPLLIINGDVDITTGNIDFSGSVLVTGSVLEGFSVRAEREVTVQGWVYNARIQAEGSCVVRGGITGERAFISAGEDIRIGVVEHAAVSASRKLEVFGYALSATLEAGESVYVQGRNRRGIVSGSCTAGNSIEAISAGSPMESPTVLEVGRDPFRLRVIQELERKQEVFLDMQKKIEKAILSIKRNGPSLDLNVLTEEEKGKLALLVHYHGRMKASAAELGARIDNEKRASLGEHRVLPRVRIRDRIYPNVTLKIWGQNLVIKQQESHVSFTMDRDRGQIARGVF is encoded by the coding sequence ATGAGCGACATGCGAATGGCCAACATTGACAAACTGACCAGGGAAATAGAGAAACTCCTCTCCGGGGAGGACGTTTCGGAACATTTGCCTCCGGCTCCCGAGGACCGGGACGCGTCCTGGGAGATACGTGTTTCGGACGACCGTCTTGCGGTCTATCTTGACATGTACCCCTCCACGGGAGACGGGGCCCCTCCCGATGCGGCAAAAATCTGCGGAAAACTGGCAGCCATGGGGGTGCGGAATGTGGACCAGGACAGGGTGATGGCCCTGTCGACCCTGTGCGGGGAAGGCTATCCGGCCTCAGGGGAGGATTCGCTCGTCGCCCGGGGCATTCCCCCGCAGGCCCCCGTTCCGGGAGAAATAGAGTTCCTTGTCCTCATGGAAAGAGCGCAGCGAGCGGAGGATGACGACACCCCCATCGACTGGAAAAACCTCTGGATAACCCCGTCGGTACATGAAGGAGACGTCATCGCCCGCATCCATCCCCCGAAAGAAGGAACCGACGGAATCGACGTCTTCGGCAACCCGATCACCGCCGTCTCCCATACAGTCAACCGCATCCGCTACGGCGACGGCGTCACCGTGGCGGAAAGCGGGGACGGGACCGTGGAGATCGTCTCGGCACGGATCGTGGGGCAGCCCGTTTTCCGGGACAATATGCTGGATGTGCTTCCCCTGCTGATAATCAACGGCGACGTGGACATCACGACCGGCAATATCGACTTTTCCGGCTCCGTCCTGGTGACAGGCTCAGTGCTGGAGGGCTTTTCCGTCAGGGCGGAGAGGGAGGTGACCGTGCAGGGATGGGTATACAACGCCCGCATTCAGGCAGAAGGCAGCTGTGTCGTCAGGGGCGGCATTACGGGAGAACGGGCTTTCATCTCCGCAGGGGAGGACATCCGTATCGGCGTGGTCGAACACGCCGCCGTCAGCGCTTCCCGCAAGCTGGAGGTCTTCGGTTACGCTCTTTCCGCCACGCTCGAAGCGGGGGAGTCTGTCTACGTCCAGGGGAGAAACCGCAGGGGCATCGTCAGCGGAAGCTGTACCGCCGGCAACTCCATCGAGGCCATCTCCGCCGGCTCCCCCATGGAGTCGCCCACCGTTCTCGAAGTGGGGCGCGACCCGTTCCGCCTCCGGGTAATCCAGGAACTCGAACGGAAACAGGAGGTTTTTCTGGACATGCAGAAAAAGATTGAGAAAGCCATTCTCTCCATCAAGAGGAACGGACCTTCCCTCGACCTCAATGTCCTTACGGAGGAAGAGAAAGGCAAACTCGCCCTCCTTGTGCACTACCACGGCAGAATGAAGGCTTCCGCCGCAGAGCTGGGCGCCAGGATCGACAATGAAAAACGGGCCTCCCTGGGCGAACACCGGGTTCTGCCCCGCGTCCGCATCCGGGACAGAATTTACCCCAACGTCACCCTGAAAATCTGGGGGCAGAACCTGGTGATCAAACAGCAGGAATCCCACGTTTCTTTCACTATGGACAGGGACCGGGGACAGATAGCGAGAGGCGTTTTCTGA
- a CDS encoding DUF342 domain-containing protein: MDELRMANLEKLVREVDHFLSAVKDSGVLPVEDRDGSWKLRISEDHMSAWLETYPSVGRGAPLDAVKIIDAIEETGILHLDREKVRQIVERCNEGIETTGENALVASGTPPRNPVEGTVEFLVPFEKTRLIDENDERSVDWKKLWTIPTVHAGTAIARIHPPREGAAGLDIYGTSVPPPRPAPFRVRYGEGVIVSEENGVTEVLTARDLGQPVYRSGELDVLPVLVVEGDVNMLSGDIDFIGTVIVRGSVTAGFSVKAGRDAAVSGSVFNAFVEAAGNCIVEGGIVGEHCEIRAGEDIRAGFVEYGLLIAGENIEILGYTLFAALEARQSVLVQGKNRRGIIGGVTTAGTMIKALSAGSAMEPKTLLEAGRDAIRSRTIGELESKLNELEKMMKKIEMAMLSLRPATGAFDPQKLSEEIRGKLLLLAECHKKVESKKAELAMRIQDERRSMLAERKGSPVIKIRDRIHANVTVKIWESQVTVSLTESSGTYSFDRKTGTVQKGGF; encoded by the coding sequence ATGGACGAACTGCGCATGGCGAACCTTGAGAAGCTGGTGAGAGAAGTCGACCATTTTCTCTCCGCCGTGAAGGATTCCGGAGTGCTGCCGGTGGAGGACAGGGATGGGTCTTGGAAACTCCGGATCTCGGAAGATCATATGTCGGCATGGCTGGAAACCTACCCTTCCGTCGGGCGGGGAGCTCCCCTGGACGCCGTGAAGATCATCGACGCCATCGAGGAAACGGGAATTCTGCACCTGGACCGGGAAAAGGTACGCCAGATCGTGGAACGATGCAACGAGGGAATCGAAACGACGGGAGAGAATGCCCTCGTGGCGTCCGGCACCCCTCCCCGGAACCCCGTGGAGGGAACCGTTGAATTTCTCGTACCCTTTGAAAAGACCAGGCTGATCGACGAAAACGACGAACGGTCCGTAGACTGGAAAAAACTCTGGACCATACCCACAGTCCATGCAGGTACGGCAATAGCCCGAATCCACCCTCCCCGGGAAGGCGCAGCGGGTCTTGACATCTACGGCACTTCAGTTCCGCCGCCCCGCCCGGCACCCTTCCGGGTGAGGTACGGCGAAGGGGTCATCGTCTCCGAGGAGAACGGCGTGACGGAAGTCCTCACCGCCCGGGACCTGGGTCAGCCCGTGTACCGCAGCGGCGAGCTCGATGTTCTTCCCGTACTTGTGGTGGAGGGCGATGTCAACATGCTGTCGGGGGACATCGATTTCATTGGCACCGTCATCGTAAGAGGTTCCGTGACCGCAGGCTTTTCGGTGAAAGCGGGCAGGGACGCGGCCGTTTCGGGTTCCGTCTTCAATGCCTTCGTCGAGGCGGCCGGAAACTGCATCGTCGAGGGCGGGATTGTGGGCGAACACTGCGAAATCAGGGCGGGAGAGGATATAAGGGCCGGGTTCGTGGAATACGGCCTTCTGATCGCAGGCGAAAACATCGAAATTTTAGGGTACACACTCTTCGCCGCACTGGAGGCGAGACAGTCCGTCCTGGTGCAGGGGAAGAACAGGAGGGGAATCATCGGCGGCGTCACCACGGCGGGAACCATGATCAAGGCGCTTTCCGCCGGTTCCGCCATGGAGCCGAAAACCCTTCTGGAAGCCGGGAGAGATGCCATCAGGAGCAGGACAATCGGGGAACTGGAGTCGAAACTGAACGAACTTGAAAAAATGATGAAGAAGATAGAAATGGCAATGCTCTCCCTCAGACCTGCAACCGGCGCATTTGATCCCCAAAAACTATCAGAAGAAATAAGGGGGAAGCTCCTCCTTTTGGCGGAGTGCCACAAGAAGGTGGAATCAAAAAAGGCGGAGCTCGCGATGAGAATCCAAGACGAGAGACGGTCGATGCTGGCTGAAAGAAAAGGGTCGCCGGTGATCAAAATACGGGACAGGATTCACGCGAACGTGACGGTAAAGATATGGGAGTCCCAGGTGACCGTATCTTTGACTGAATCCTCCGGGACCTATTCTTTCGACCGGAAGACCGGTACCGTACAAAAAGGCGGGTTCTGA